A single region of the Vicia villosa cultivar HV-30 ecotype Madison, WI linkage group LG4, Vvil1.0, whole genome shotgun sequence genome encodes:
- the LOC131594974 gene encoding C-type lectin receptor-like tyrosine-protein kinase At1g52310 encodes MEVNPTVLHIVLLLLPLLVLPGIASNANLNETCGHFNGSLNRDPKARCPNGWVMDPNKTKCFLHVGRPQSWNDSETCCNKYGGHLASLSSVQEQHFAQSLCGESINSCWIGGRLLNSTISGFQWTWSDNSQWNKSIFPLANVPLNCTGTGRSCLRNSTANLCTVVTNNSKSIVSERCDNPHASLCILDLDTKCNHMHCHREYLIILAVVSGLILSTTLAVVVWLLVFKRGKKRRRSRKLSDPATSLPSWKVYTKEELRSITKNFSEGNRLAGDTKTGGTYSGVQPDGSKVAVKRIKRSSFQRKKEFNSAIGRVARLRHPNLVAVMGCCYDHGDRYIVYEFVANGPLDKWLHHIPRGGRSLDWAMRMQIATTLAQGIAFLHDKVKPQVVHRDIRASNVLLDEEFGAHLMGVGLSKFVPYEVMHERTVMAGGTYGYLAPEFVYRNELTTKSDVYSFGVLLLEIVSGRRPAQAVDSVGWQSIFEWATPLVQAHRYPELLDPYISSSSTSIIPETSAIQKVVDLVYSCTQHVPSMRPRMSHVVHQLQQFAQPPTK; translated from the exons ATGGAGGTCAATCCCACGGTTCTGCATATCGTTCTCCTTCTTCTACCGTTGCTTGTTCTTCCTGGAATCGCTTCCAATGCG AATCTCAATGAAACTTGTGGTCACTTCAATGGTTCGCTCAATAGAGACCCTAAAG CACGATGCCCAAATGGTTGGGTTATGGACCCTAATAAGACCAAATGCTTTCTCCATGTTGGGAGGCCTCAATCTTGGAATGACTCTGAGACATGTTGTAATAAATATGGTGGACATTTAGCATCATTGTCATCGGTTCAGGAGCAACATTTTGCTCAAAGTCTTTGTGGCGAATCCATAAATAGCTGTTGGATTGGAGGAAGATTGCTCAACAGCACTATATCAGGTTTTCAGTGGACGTGGTCGGATAATTCTCAATGGAACAAGTCCATATTTCCTTTGGCTAATGTTCCACTTAATTGTACTGGAACTGGACGGTCATGTCTTAGAAACAGTACGGCTAATTTATGTACCGTAGTGACTAATAATTCAAAATCCATCGTGAGTGAGAGATGCGATAATCCTCATGCTTCTCTATGTATACTGGACTTAG ATACGAAATGTAATCACATGCACTGCCACAGGGAATACCTTATAATCCTTGCGGTGGTGAGTGGCTTGATACTCTCAACAACATTAGCAGTTGTTGTCTGGCTTCTTGTATTTAAGCGAGGCAAAAAGAGAAGACGATCTAGAAAACTATCTGATCCTGCCACTTCACTTCCATCATGGAAAGTCTATACCAAAGAGGAACTAAGGTCAATTACGAAAAATTTCAGTGAAGGGAACCGTCTTGCTGGGGATACCAAGACTGGTGGTACGTACAGTGGGGTCCAACCTGATGGCTCAAAGGTTGCTGTTAAGAGAATAAAGAGGTCAAGCTTTCAGAGGAAAAAGGAGTTCAATTCTGCAATTGGCAGGGTTGCAAGGCTTCGACATCCAAATCTGGTGGCTGTGATGGGGTGCTGCTATGATCACGGTGACCGCTATATTGTTTACGAGTTTGTAGCTAATGGTCCCTTAGATAAATGGCTACATCACATACCAAGGGGAGGTCGCAGCTTAGATTGGGCTATGAGGATGCAAATTGCAACTACGCTTGCTCAAGGGATAGC GTTTCTACATGACAAAGTTAAGCCACAAGTTGTTCACCGAGACATAAGAGCTAGTAACGTGCTGCTGGACGAGGAGTTTGGAGCGCATCTTATGGGTGTTGGCTTGTCCAAGTTTGTGCCATATGAAGTGATGCATGAGAGGACTGTGATGGCAGGTGGAACCTATGGATATCTTGCTCCAGAGTTCGTGTACCGAAACGAGCTTACAACAAAGAGCGACGTTTACAGTTTCGGTGTCCTACTACTTGAAATAGTAAGCGGACGTAGACCTGCACAGGCAGTTGATTCCGTGGGTTGGCAGAGTATATTCGAATGGGCAACACCTCTTGTTCAAGCTCACCGCTACCCTGAACTCTTGGATCCTTATATATCTTCCTCGTCTACTAGTATCATCCCCGAGACTAGTGCTATCCAAAAGGTTGTTGACCTCGTTTATTCATGCACGCAGCACGTCCCTTCTATGCGGCCTAGAATGTCGCATGTTGTTCATCAGCTACAACAGTTTGCCCAGCCACCTACAAAATAG
- the LOC131594975 gene encoding uncharacterized protein LOC131594975: MKTMEEEAVEIESLEKSLLEDNEEEAVLYAASFKEMEKNFIKYQTVQWILYSLLLILAWGIGLLMLLYIPIRRFIVRKDIGSRSLYLTPDAIVYKVTRPVPFPCFGMLRKEKHVLLHSVADVVVEQGYLQSLFGVYSLRIENVGVRRPPSDDVKILGVANPNDFKKAVMMRLSNIRNEIVSRQASTLEDSSHLMMSPRSMELLLMQKLEEVGSSVKQIQTFFERQQSQTREP; encoded by the exons ATGAAAACAATGGAGGAAGAAGCTGTGGAAATAGAGAGCTTAGAGAAGAGTTTATTAGAAGACAATGAAGAAGAAGCAGTGTTATATGCAGCATCGTTTAAGGAAATGGAGAAGAATTTCATCAAGTACCAAACAGTACAGTGGATACTTTACTCATTGTTACTTATATTAGCTTGGGGAATTGGGTTACTCATGTTGCTTTATATACCAATCAGAAGGTTTATAGTTAGGAAAGATATTGGTTCTAGAAGCCTTTACCTTACTCCAGATGCTATTGTTTATAAG GTCACAAGGCCTGTACCATTTCCGTGTTTTGGGATGCTGCGTAAAGAGAAGCATGTTTTACTGCATTCTGTGGCTGATGTTGTGGTTGAACAAG GGTACTTGCAATCCCTTTTTGGTGTATACTCTCTTAGAATTGAAAATGTTGGAGTTAGAAGGCCACCCAGTGACGATGTTAAAATCCTCGGCGTTGCAAATCCTAACGATTTCAAGAAG GCTGTTATGATGCGCCTATCAAACATAAGAAATGAGATAGTTTCAAGACAAGCGTCAACATTAGAAGACTCTTCACATTTGATG ATGTCTCCTCGTTCTATGGAGCTGCTGCTAATGCAGAAACTAGAGGAAGTTGGAAGCTCTGTCAAG CAAATACAGACTTTTTTTGAGAGACAACAATCTCAAACAAGGGAACCATAG